A genome region from Dickeya dadantii NCPPB 898 includes the following:
- a CDS encoding DNA cytosine methyltransferase: MSIWPTEVLQCASSVIPAHPMNNERREALLSHMNAMFLRRENPADIQRTAHMLARRQQIEGARPDADNGLVVVGFAGGGGSCEGIKQALGFEPHIAMNHNPVAMAMHAMNHPRTLHYPEDIFSVDPIVSTGGLPVLLGWFSPDCRHFSKAKGGTPVKKEIRGLAWVVLRWALAVRPRVLMMENVEEFRGWGPLVADRKGHLYPDPARAGETFQGFIGMLSTGVPRDHPAIDEACEFLKIPRDGDEVKRLIAGLGYNVAHKELRASDHDTPTIRKRLFVVARRDGKPVQWPEPTHGDPVTASVINGLLKPWRTAAECIDWSIPTRSIFGRKKDLADNTLRRIVRGLQRFVIDNPTPYIVRIGQTGFGGNGMQYSCDQPLTTITSKAEHCLIEPFVVKANHTSTKTKYDCFRGRSMRRPLQTITKTHGFSVGAPVVVRQFGNSNAQRPDHPVGTIMPGGGGKTQVASAVLVGAGGPAYSGKPRDINSPAITLTTESHTALVSANLIKHYGGNYSGAGVEVDEPLHTITTTDHHALMTSHLVKLRGTCRDGQAIDEPMPTVTAGGNHVGEVRAFLTKYYGNERDGVAVDDPMHTIPTRDRFGLTSVQCEPEPLTDDQRYGAWWCARLFDKFSDTNDDSDLFPAPRQQYLSVGECVIVDICMRMLEPRELYTANGFPPDYIIDRDADGNVISKADQVAHCGNVVCPPVARALVYANLPEYCIGEMAA; encoded by the coding sequence ATGAGTATTTGGCCCACCGAGGTTTTGCAGTGCGCATCATCAGTGATCCCCGCACACCCAATGAACAATGAGCGCCGCGAGGCGCTCCTATCTCACATGAATGCAATGTTTTTGCGTCGCGAAAACCCCGCCGACATTCAGCGCACGGCCCACATGCTGGCGCGCCGTCAGCAGATAGAGGGTGCTCGCCCGGATGCAGATAACGGGCTGGTCGTCGTTGGGTTTGCTGGCGGTGGCGGTAGTTGTGAGGGCATTAAGCAGGCGCTGGGATTCGAGCCGCACATAGCGATGAATCACAACCCGGTCGCAATGGCTATGCACGCGATGAATCACCCGCGTACGCTGCATTATCCTGAAGATATTTTCAGCGTTGACCCGATTGTTTCCACCGGCGGCCTGCCTGTGCTTTTGGGGTGGTTTTCCCCGGATTGCCGCCACTTCTCAAAAGCAAAGGGCGGCACGCCTGTCAAAAAAGAGATTCGGGGATTGGCCTGGGTAGTTCTGCGCTGGGCGCTGGCCGTGCGCCCGCGCGTGCTGATGATGGAGAATGTGGAGGAATTCCGGGGCTGGGGGCCACTGGTCGCTGACAGAAAGGGGCATTTATACCCAGACCCAGCGCGCGCCGGCGAGACATTTCAAGGATTCATCGGGATGCTCAGCACCGGCGTCCCTCGCGACCACCCGGCGATTGATGAGGCGTGTGAATTTCTGAAAATCCCGCGTGACGGCGATGAGGTGAAGAGACTGATCGCCGGGTTGGGGTACAACGTAGCTCACAAAGAGCTACGCGCATCTGATCACGACACGCCGACAATCAGAAAACGCCTTTTTGTTGTCGCTCGCCGCGACGGTAAGCCGGTTCAGTGGCCGGAGCCGACGCACGGCGACCCGGTGACAGCGTCAGTGATTAATGGGTTGCTCAAACCGTGGCGCACCGCGGCGGAATGCATAGACTGGAGCATTCCAACGAGAAGCATTTTTGGCCGAAAGAAAGACCTGGCTGACAATACATTGCGGCGCATTGTCCGCGGGCTGCAGCGATTTGTTATCGACAACCCTACCCCGTATATCGTGCGGATTGGGCAAACGGGGTTCGGCGGAAACGGCATGCAATATTCCTGCGATCAGCCGTTAACAACGATCACAAGCAAGGCCGAGCATTGCCTGATTGAGCCGTTTGTCGTCAAAGCAAATCACACCAGCACAAAAACAAAATACGACTGTTTTAGGGGCCGATCGATGCGCCGGCCACTGCAGACAATCACGAAAACACATGGGTTTTCCGTGGGCGCGCCGGTGGTTGTCCGCCAGTTCGGTAACAGCAACGCCCAGCGCCCAGATCACCCCGTCGGTACAATCATGCCGGGTGGTGGCGGTAAAACGCAGGTGGCATCTGCTGTTCTTGTGGGTGCTGGCGGCCCGGCATACTCTGGCAAGCCGCGAGATATCAACTCTCCGGCAATCACGCTGACCACCGAATCACATACCGCGCTGGTTTCGGCAAACCTGATCAAGCACTACGGCGGCAATTATTCGGGCGCCGGAGTTGAGGTGGATGAGCCGCTACACACGATCACCACCACCGATCACCACGCCCTAATGACTTCACACCTGGTGAAACTGAGGGGGACATGCCGTGACGGGCAGGCCATCGATGAGCCAATGCCGACAGTAACGGCCGGCGGAAACCACGTTGGTGAGGTGCGCGCCTTTCTGACCAAATACTATGGAAACGAGAGGGACGGGGTCGCCGTTGATGATCCGATGCACACCATCCCGACACGGGACCGGTTTGGTTTGACGTCGGTTCAATGTGAGCCCGAGCCATTAACTGATGATCAGCGATACGGTGCATGGTGGTGCGCCAGGCTGTTCGATAAATTCAGCGATACCAATGACGACTCAGATTTGTTTCCAGCACCACGTCAGCAGTATCTGTCTGTCGGAGAATGCGTCATTGTCGACATCTGCATGCGCATGCTGGAACCCCGCGAGTTGTACACCGCTAACGGGTTTCCGCCGGACTACATCATCGACAGAGACGCAGATGGTAACGTCATATCGAAAGCGGACCAGGTAGCACACTGCGGCAATGTCGTATGCCCGCCCGTCGCCAGGGCACTGGTGTATGCAAATTTGCCGGAATACTGCATTGGGGAGATGGCAGCATGA
- a CDS encoding DUF1367 family protein, which produces MAQLSLVKSPGGILVPSTPDTRDYLNRLSVGAVICCEFKKARNPAFHRKYFSLLGLGFDYWEPVGGAISQSERDFVRGFVRYLASYAGAEDAISAVADEYIETTGRQRAANISATKSFDAFRRWVTVEAGHYDAYIMPDGSIQKEARSVSFAKMDDLEFNDLYRATLDVLWNFILRRSFPTLQSAENAAAQLLEYAA; this is translated from the coding sequence ATGGCGCAGTTATCATTAGTAAAATCTCCGGGCGGGATACTGGTTCCGTCCACACCTGACACCCGCGACTATCTGAACCGGCTCTCTGTCGGCGCAGTAATTTGTTGCGAGTTTAAAAAGGCCCGCAACCCCGCATTTCACCGAAAATATTTCTCCCTACTGGGTCTTGGTTTTGATTACTGGGAACCGGTAGGCGGGGCCATATCTCAATCCGAGCGCGATTTCGTTCGTGGATTCGTGCGTTATCTCGCCAGCTACGCTGGCGCAGAAGATGCAATAAGCGCTGTCGCTGACGAGTATATCGAAACCACGGGCCGCCAGCGCGCCGCCAATATCTCCGCCACAAAATCATTTGACGCATTCCGCCGCTGGGTAACAGTCGAGGCCGGACATTACGACGCCTACATCATGCCAGACGGCAGCATTCAGAAAGAGGCGCGCTCAGTCTCATTTGCAAAAATGGATGACCTGGAATTTAACGATCTGTACCGGGCCACGCTAGACGTGCTCTGGAATTTCATCCTGCGCCGATCATTCCCCACCCTGCAGTCAGCAGAAAACGCGGCCGCGCAGCTGCTGGAGTATGCAGCATGA
- a CDS encoding DUF1364 family protein encodes MKTIYRSKKWLAAVGSIQQCVLCGAWGTQVAHRNEGKGMGIKADDCATAAICTGCHTEIDNGKNLTREERRQQMDRAIVLTIIQIARQGLVVPK; translated from the coding sequence ATGAAAACCATCTATCGCAGTAAAAAGTGGCTGGCCGCCGTCGGTAGCATTCAGCAGTGCGTTCTGTGCGGTGCTTGGGGAACCCAAGTCGCACATAGAAATGAAGGTAAGGGCATGGGCATTAAGGCCGACGATTGCGCAACTGCCGCCATCTGCACGGGATGCCACACCGAGATAGACAACGGGAAAAACCTGACGCGTGAAGAGCGACGACAGCAAATGGATCGCGCCATCGTCTTGACTATTATTCAGATCGCCCGCCAGGGTCTGGTGGTGCCGAAGTGA
- a CDS encoding RusA family crossover junction endodeoxyribonuclease — protein sequence MKTYNITPIGKPRMTQRDKWQKRPPVLRYRAFCDEVRLNKITLPDGGWHVTFVIPMPASWSKKKRAEFNGKPHQQKPDKDNLEKALLDAIFDDDSRIWDGRVSKIWGEIGQIIICEDA from the coding sequence GTGAAAACCTACAACATTACGCCGATAGGCAAGCCGCGCATGACCCAGCGCGACAAATGGCAAAAGCGGCCACCAGTACTTCGGTACCGGGCGTTTTGCGACGAGGTCAGGCTGAACAAAATCACACTGCCGGACGGCGGCTGGCACGTCACGTTCGTCATACCGATGCCAGCAAGCTGGAGCAAAAAGAAGCGTGCGGAGTTCAACGGCAAACCCCACCAGCAGAAACCCGACAAAGACAACCTGGAGAAAGCCCTGCTGGATGCGATTTTTGATGACGATAGCCGCATCTGGGATGGCCGGGTTTCAAAAATATGGGGTGAAATAGGGCAGATCATTATATGCGAGGACGCATGA
- a CDS encoding YlcG family protein: MNHTNHITDILRLRWCRLRIYRYAGSVVIDYRILRNYQKTLVRAGA, from the coding sequence ATGAATCATACCAACCACATCACCGATATCTTGCGCCTCCGCTGGTGCCGCCTGCGCATATACCGCTACGCCGGCTCGGTCGTCATTGATTACCGGATTCTGCGCAATTATCAAAAAACACTGGTGAGGGCTGGCGCGTGA
- a CDS encoding bacteriophage antitermination protein Q — MNNQFLQYVREEIMLATADFSGRTKGQLVALAEQLQYTNDRYPRKRQFVIDPETEKKVMLKNPPIPGKQSRAKGSSIPLVIPVEYATASWRRAIGVIDEHQGAWLRWNYAGDTDFQLQAIIVRFGWVEFSEGIKGRRIAKKTRERLRALIWLAAQDVKFQLAGRNDDVYQHADLAALAGVSKSTWSETYQPHWLSMTRIFTEIDRAALISVSKTRSQQKSTNCKSCIAKPN, encoded by the coding sequence GTGAATAATCAATTTTTGCAGTACGTTCGTGAAGAAATCATGCTGGCTACCGCTGATTTTAGTGGCAGGACAAAAGGCCAACTGGTGGCGCTGGCAGAACAGTTGCAGTACACGAACGACAGATACCCACGTAAACGCCAGTTCGTCATCGATCCGGAAACCGAAAAGAAAGTCATGCTGAAAAACCCACCGATACCCGGCAAGCAGTCACGCGCAAAAGGGAGCTCTATCCCGCTGGTAATCCCAGTCGAGTATGCAACAGCGTCGTGGCGCCGCGCTATCGGTGTGATTGATGAGCATCAGGGTGCATGGTTGCGCTGGAACTATGCAGGCGATACCGATTTTCAACTCCAGGCCATTATTGTCAGATTTGGCTGGGTGGAATTCAGCGAAGGCATTAAAGGGCGACGCATTGCGAAGAAAACGCGTGAGCGGTTGCGGGCACTGATCTGGCTGGCGGCGCAGGACGTAAAATTTCAGTTGGCAGGGCGCAATGACGACGTTTATCAGCACGCCGATTTAGCGGCTCTGGCGGGCGTAAGCAAGTCAACATGGTCAGAAACGTATCAGCCGCACTGGCTATCTATGACCCGGATTTTTACTGAAATTGATCGCGCTGCGTTGATATCGGTTTCAAAAACACGATCACAGCAAAAATCGACAAATTGCAAATCATGTATTGCAAAACCGAACTAA
- a CDS encoding phage holin, lambda family has product MRMPYKQDLLAALLAAKEQGAGAVLAFVMAYLRGRYNGGKFLRTLIDALMCAMIAWFIRDLLDFVGLSTNLAYIASVFIGYIGTDSIGALIKKIINKRAGVEDANQQ; this is encoded by the coding sequence ATGAGAATGCCATACAAACAGGATTTGCTGGCTGCACTGCTGGCTGCAAAAGAGCAAGGCGCGGGCGCGGTTTTGGCGTTCGTCATGGCCTATCTCAGGGGGCGTTATAACGGCGGTAAATTTCTCCGCACGCTCATTGATGCACTTATGTGCGCAATGATCGCCTGGTTCATCCGCGACCTTTTGGATTTTGTTGGGCTGAGCACGAATCTGGCATACATCGCGAGCGTGTTTATCGGCTATATCGGCACCGATTCAATTGGCGCCCTCATCAAAAAGATCATCAACAAACGCGCGGGGGTTGAGGATGCAAATCAGCAATAA
- a CDS encoding lysozyme: MQISNNGIALIKKSEGCRLSAYQDSVGVWTIAYGWTQPVDGKPVRAGMQIDQATAERLLRCGVVQYEQAVNQLAKVRLTQNQFDALVSFAYNLGIRSLSTSTLLKKLNAGDTAGAADELLKWNKAGSQILPGLVARRAAEREMFLS, encoded by the coding sequence ATGCAAATCAGCAATAACGGCATTGCGTTGATTAAGAAATCCGAGGGGTGCCGGCTGTCCGCATATCAGGACTCCGTTGGCGTGTGGACCATTGCATATGGCTGGACTCAGCCCGTTGACGGTAAACCGGTCCGCGCCGGCATGCAGATTGACCAGGCTACCGCAGAACGGTTATTGCGCTGCGGCGTTGTTCAGTACGAACAGGCTGTAAATCAACTGGCGAAAGTCAGGCTGACGCAGAACCAGTTTGATGCGCTGGTTAGCTTTGCATACAACCTCGGCATTCGTTCCCTGTCTACATCGACGTTGCTGAAAAAACTGAATGCCGGCGATACTGCTGGTGCGGCTGACGAACTCCTGAAATGGAACAAAGCCGGAAGCCAAATCCTGCCGGGATTGGTGGCGCGCCGCGCCGCCGAACGCGAGATGTTTTTGTCATGA
- a CDS encoding putative metallopeptidase yields the protein MSDSATKRPRAPQSFITPADPYPYTRLTPANDIHDWISDNIISDAGYLHNPDHVHLAEADIAFLWASNAFEKKGRAVLGQCEEVMMRAGGWQKARMEQQMHEWFGRIPKFIITLAADYCSQCSDLEFCALVEHELYHIAQATDDFGAPKFNKETGQPVLTLRGHDVEEFTGVVRRYGASKEVQELVDAANAPAEVAHIDIARSCGTCMLKLA from the coding sequence ATGAGTGACTCAGCAACAAAAAGACCGCGCGCACCGCAGTCATTCATCACACCAGCAGACCCGTATCCGTACACGCGTTTAACCCCGGCAAACGATATTCACGACTGGATAAGCGACAACATCATCAGCGATGCCGGTTATTTGCATAACCCCGATCACGTGCATCTGGCGGAAGCTGACATTGCGTTTTTGTGGGCATCGAACGCATTCGAGAAAAAGGGGCGCGCCGTTCTCGGCCAGTGTGAAGAGGTGATGATGCGCGCCGGTGGTTGGCAGAAAGCCAGAATGGAACAGCAGATGCATGAATGGTTCGGGCGCATACCGAAGTTCATCATCACGCTGGCGGCCGACTACTGCTCGCAATGCAGTGACCTCGAGTTCTGCGCTCTGGTAGAGCATGAGCTTTACCACATCGCCCAGGCCACCGATGATTTCGGCGCGCCGAAGTTCAACAAAGAGACGGGGCAGCCAGTGCTTACACTGCGTGGCCACGACGTCGAAGAATTCACAGGTGTCGTGCGTCGATACGGCGCCAGCAAAGAAGTACAGGAGCTCGTTGATGCGGCCAATGCGCCAGCAGAGGTGGCTCACATCGATATAGCCAGGTCATGCGGAACATGCATGCTAAAGCTGGCCTAA
- a CDS encoding DUF2280 domain-containing protein — MATLKGGVKAFIVQSLACFDTPSQVVELVKKEFGLSITRQQVESHDPTKANGRGLAQKWVDMFNVTRERFQNEISDIPIANKAYRLRVLDRMATRAEGMKNLALTAEIIEQAAKECGDAYTNKHKYEHSGPNGGAIQTITMSKEEYKSARQEMMEDDDC; from the coding sequence ATGGCGACACTGAAAGGTGGGGTCAAAGCCTTCATCGTTCAGTCCCTTGCCTGCTTCGATACCCCATCCCAGGTGGTTGAGCTGGTCAAAAAAGAATTTGGCCTGAGCATCACTCGTCAACAGGTCGAATCCCACGACCCGACGAAAGCAAACGGCAGGGGGCTGGCGCAGAAATGGGTGGACATGTTCAATGTCACCCGCGAACGCTTCCAGAATGAAATCTCCGATATTCCGATCGCCAACAAGGCGTACCGCCTTCGAGTGCTCGACCGTATGGCAACGCGTGCGGAGGGCATGAAGAACCTCGCGCTTACTGCAGAGATTATCGAGCAGGCGGCGAAGGAATGCGGCGATGCCTACACCAATAAGCACAAGTATGAACATTCCGGCCCGAATGGTGGTGCCATCCAGACGATCACCATGAGCAAAGAGGAATACAAATCCGCACGGCAGGAGATGATGGAGGATGACGACTGCTGA
- a CDS encoding phage DNA Packaging protein has translation MTTAEQRAFARKVECEEDGLYYARYFFKQRTGGKMIVAPHHKVIQQTLDRVIDGEIQRLIINVPPGYTKTELATINMMGRGLALNCRARFMHLSYSHNLALLNSSTARGMIKSQAYQSMWPMALRDDADSKAMWWTEHGGGVYASSAAGQVTGFRAGHMEPGWQGALIIDDPVKPDDAYSEIVRDGVNNRFNETIKSRLAIETTPMIVIMQRIHYHDLSGYLLRGGSGEKWHHLNLPVIIDSSRSYEETYPENTHAIPIDHGLADGWLWPFKHNESHRVSLFSHRRTAEAQYMQNPKRFNAEGALWNEEMISAAHAMRITLELSRTVVAIDPQATNSEESDESGIAVASVYGSGDERQYSLDADYSGKYSPNGWATKAIEAYEQHEADAIVIETNQGGDMAEDTLRNAGFGGRIIRVHASKGKYARAEPISALYAQGRVAHRGSLYEVENQFMEYVPSTAKKSPDRLDAAVYALTELSEPQSIGMLVRSR, from the coding sequence ATGACGACTGCTGAGCAAAGGGCATTTGCCCGTAAGGTTGAATGCGAAGAGGACGGGCTCTATTACGCTCGCTACTTCTTCAAGCAGCGCACCGGCGGAAAGATGATTGTCGCGCCTCACCACAAGGTGATACAGCAAACACTGGACCGCGTCATTGATGGTGAGATTCAGCGTCTGATCATCAACGTCCCGCCGGGGTACACGAAAACAGAGCTGGCTACCATCAACATGATGGGTCGCGGACTGGCGCTGAACTGCCGGGCCCGCTTCATGCACCTGTCCTATTCGCACAACCTGGCGCTGCTGAACTCCTCAACCGCGCGCGGCATGATTAAGTCGCAGGCATACCAGTCCATGTGGCCGATGGCGCTGCGCGATGACGCTGACAGCAAGGCGATGTGGTGGACAGAGCACGGTGGCGGCGTTTATGCGTCGTCAGCTGCCGGGCAGGTTACCGGCTTTCGTGCCGGGCACATGGAACCTGGCTGGCAAGGTGCGCTGATTATCGATGACCCGGTTAAGCCGGACGACGCTTACTCTGAGATCGTCCGCGACGGGGTCAACAACCGCTTTAACGAGACAATCAAATCACGATTGGCGATCGAGACGACGCCGATGATTGTCATCATGCAGCGGATCCACTACCACGACCTGAGCGGCTATCTGCTGCGTGGCGGGAGTGGTGAGAAATGGCATCACCTGAATCTGCCGGTGATTATCGATAGCAGCCGCAGTTACGAAGAAACTTACCCGGAAAACACCCACGCTATCCCGATTGACCACGGCTTGGCTGATGGCTGGCTATGGCCGTTTAAGCATAACGAATCGCACCGCGTATCGCTGTTCTCTCACCGGCGCACCGCCGAAGCTCAGTATATGCAGAACCCTAAACGCTTCAATGCGGAGGGAGCACTGTGGAATGAGGAGATGATCAGCGCCGCACATGCGATGCGGATCACACTGGAGTTGTCCCGTACGGTAGTGGCAATCGACCCGCAGGCCACCAACAGCGAAGAGAGTGACGAATCAGGGATTGCCGTCGCCAGTGTTTATGGTTCCGGCGATGAAAGACAGTACAGCCTAGATGCGGATTACAGCGGAAAGTATTCGCCTAACGGCTGGGCTACCAAAGCCATTGAGGCCTACGAGCAGCACGAAGCTGATGCGATCGTCATCGAAACCAACCAGGGCGGCGATATGGCGGAAGATACGCTGCGCAATGCCGGGTTCGGCGGCCGCATCATCCGCGTGCACGCCAGTAAGGGTAAATACGCACGTGCAGAGCCCATTTCCGCGCTTTACGCACAGGGGCGCGTCGCTCACCGCGGCAGTCTCTACGAGGTCGAAAATCAGTTCATGGAATACGTGCCATCCACTGCGAAAAAATCACCTGACCGCCTTGATGCTGCGGTTTATGCATTAACCGAACTATCAGAACCACAATCCATTGGCATGTTGGTGCGATCGCGCTGA
- a CDS encoding anti-CBASS protein Acb1 family protein, with protein MTESEMKQQRASNSSVERERNKNLSMLFNGTSNTKRQRLYQEFGYPLHLTFDDFYRAYRRNAVAGAAVTRMLDGCWEDYPDVYEGDQTKDASKQTAWDKRVNKLLKRCWEQIKGADRRNLVGRYSAILLQIKDSQPWSEKVDKEVVGRLQEKALVKLIPAWEAQIDPVTWDDNPDSETFGEVTMYSFTELPVDGNFDARPGRIINVHHDRVIILAEGSDDGVMTSGKSLLEAGFNKLLDIEKVSGGASEGFLKNASRQLNYSFSEKTNFSALAKALGVAEGQLAEALDQQVRRLNDSTDSASFMQAGTAEVLSVAAADPEPTWRTALSEFCATVPIPVKELVGMQTGERASTEDAKGWGRTRMSRRKGFLTDVITDVVSRFWTLGIIPLAQNEEITVGWSDLLAPSQAEKIANMDKLADVAVKSTNAFGRSAIEENEIRAAGELQPLPELDDEVPPDGNKPKPDPLADPQSEAEKSGDTTVES; from the coding sequence GTGACCGAAAGCGAAATGAAACAACAGCGCGCCAGTAACTCCAGTGTTGAGAGGGAGCGGAATAAAAACCTCTCAATGCTGTTTAACGGCACCAGTAATACCAAACGCCAGCGGCTCTATCAGGAATTCGGCTACCCGCTGCACCTCACGTTTGATGACTTCTACCGGGCGTACCGGCGTAATGCGGTGGCTGGTGCCGCTGTGACGCGCATGCTAGACGGGTGCTGGGAAGACTACCCTGATGTCTACGAAGGCGACCAGACAAAGGACGCATCGAAGCAAACGGCGTGGGATAAGCGCGTCAACAAGCTACTGAAGCGCTGCTGGGAGCAGATTAAAGGCGCAGACCGTCGTAACTTGGTTGGGCGTTACTCTGCGATCCTGCTTCAGATTAAGGACAGCCAGCCATGGTCCGAGAAAGTAGATAAGGAAGTCGTTGGACGACTTCAGGAAAAGGCACTCGTTAAATTAATCCCGGCATGGGAAGCGCAAATTGACCCTGTGACCTGGGACGATAATCCGGACAGTGAAACGTTCGGTGAAGTGACGATGTACTCGTTCACCGAATTGCCGGTTGACGGAAACTTTGACGCCCGCCCGGGGCGAATCATCAACGTCCACCATGATCGCGTAATCATCCTGGCCGAGGGCTCTGATGATGGCGTGATGACGTCGGGCAAATCGCTGCTTGAGGCTGGATTCAACAAGCTGCTGGACATCGAGAAAGTGAGCGGTGGTGCGTCTGAGGGATTCCTGAAGAACGCCAGTCGCCAGCTTAACTACTCGTTCAGTGAGAAGACTAACTTCTCCGCACTGGCGAAAGCGCTAGGCGTGGCGGAAGGGCAGCTTGCTGAAGCACTTGATCAGCAGGTCCGTCGCCTTAACGACAGCACCGACAGCGCCAGTTTTATGCAGGCTGGTACTGCCGAGGTGTTGAGTGTGGCAGCAGCTGACCCAGAGCCGACCTGGCGTACAGCGCTGAGCGAGTTCTGCGCGACCGTTCCTATCCCTGTGAAAGAGCTCGTTGGGATGCAGACGGGTGAGCGCGCCAGCACTGAGGACGCCAAAGGTTGGGGGCGCACCAGGATGAGCCGCCGGAAAGGCTTCCTGACCGACGTAATCACCGATGTAGTTTCGCGATTCTGGACGCTTGGCATCATTCCACTGGCTCAGAATGAAGAAATCACTGTAGGTTGGTCTGATCTGCTGGCGCCGAGCCAGGCAGAGAAGATTGCCAACATGGACAAACTCGCGGACGTGGCCGTTAAGTCGACAAACGCGTTTGGACGCTCGGCTATCGAAGAGAACGAAATCCGCGCTGCTGGCGAACTGCAGCCACTGCCTGAGCTTGATGATGAGGTTCCGCCTGATGGCAACAAACCAAAACCTGATCCTCTGGCCGACCCTCAGTCAGAAGCCGAAAAGTCCGGTGATACCACGGTCGAAAGTTGA
- a CDS encoding phage minor head protein yields the protein MILWPTLSQKPKSPVIPRSKVDPTMSRKSVSKMERDIEDRYYAIKLALKSLLDQRLIGREREVNSHNWHFLCHDNGADMRLYHVNAGKFIYDMSAQELADLLEAVQAILDDHLLEGGEQNLWAMDYVVAEAQRGTLEAFNNLSQQSQVYASQTTLQQLLSSPGHLNQVAAARLTAFSDWKVISDTARGDLTNIITDAVARGVNPRETASVISKRLDVSMSKAKTIAQTEQVGALREAQWNETDWASERLGLNTGLLHLSALKPTTRTTHAFWHGKVRTVQEVRDWYAVDGNKYHCYCGQIPVLLNDDGSIFNEGLADKLTAERKQWAKAA from the coding sequence CTGATCCTCTGGCCGACCCTCAGTCAGAAGCCGAAAAGTCCGGTGATACCACGGTCGAAAGTTGACCCCACAATGTCGCGCAAGTCCGTCAGCAAGATGGAACGCGACATTGAGGATCGGTATTACGCGATAAAGTTGGCGCTGAAATCCCTGCTTGACCAGCGCCTGATCGGGCGAGAGCGAGAGGTAAACAGCCATAACTGGCACTTCCTCTGCCACGACAATGGCGCGGACATGCGGCTCTACCATGTCAACGCCGGCAAGTTCATCTACGACATGTCGGCGCAGGAACTGGCTGACCTGCTGGAGGCAGTGCAGGCCATTCTCGATGACCATCTGCTGGAGGGTGGCGAGCAAAACCTGTGGGCGATGGATTACGTCGTCGCAGAAGCTCAGCGCGGCACGCTGGAGGCATTCAACAACCTCTCGCAGCAGTCGCAGGTGTACGCCAGCCAGACGACGCTACAGCAGCTCTTAAGCAGTCCCGGTCACCTTAATCAGGTGGCGGCAGCCAGGCTAACAGCGTTCAGTGACTGGAAGGTCATCAGCGATACAGCCCGCGGAGACCTTACCAACATCATCACTGACGCGGTAGCGCGCGGCGTGAATCCTCGCGAGACGGCCAGCGTAATCAGTAAGCGCCTCGATGTGTCGATGTCGAAGGCGAAGACCATCGCTCAGACTGAGCAGGTCGGCGCGCTGCGTGAAGCTCAATGGAATGAGACGGACTGGGCTTCCGAGAGGCTCGGGCTGAATACTGGTCTTCTCCATCTTTCTGCGCTGAAGCCTACCACCAGGACAACGCACGCATTCTGGCATGGAAAGGTCAGAACCGTGCAAGAGGTGCGCGACTGGTATGCAGTAGATGGTAATAAATACCACTGCTATTGCGGCCAGATCCCGGTGCTGCTCAACGACGACGGCAGCATCTTCAACGAAGGGCTGGCTGATAAGCTGACAGCCGAACGTAAACAATGGGCTAAAGCAGCCTGA